The genomic DNA GATCGCGCCGGTGGTCGGCACATACTGCGGAGGGCGGGGCAGCGAGCGTCAGGCCGGGGTCCCGCTGCTGTCACTCTTCCCAGCCCAATCTGAGCCCCACTTGCGGCGTCTGTGGCCGCCCCTGCTGACCGAGCCCAGAGGCTCCTCAGGTAGAACTCTGAGCTCCTGGGGAGAGCAGTCTCTAGTCTTCCTTCGCCCCCCTTACCGAGTTCTCTCTGTATTCCGGGTAGAGCTCCACCTCCAGGAGCTGCTTCTGCTCTGCAAAGCCAAACAGCAGGAGGCTAGAGAAGACCAGTGTGTCAAGCATCTGGAGCAGGTCTGAGCGGTAATGCAACATCACCTGCGAGGAGGGGAGAGGTTGGGGATGGGTACCCCCAGACTGCCGCCGCCCTACCAACCCCTCAACCTTCCTCGGGTCCCCTGCTCCCTCATTTTCACTTCCTaccatgcccccacccccccccccaaacaagcCTTGGCCCAATCATTCCAACTGCTTGAGTAACATCCCTCCTCTCCTCAATCCACGTCTCCATTCCAGCGCAACAAGGGTCCCTCTTCTAAGAACTTCATGGGTTAAGCCCAACACTGTCTCTGATCTTTCCCCCACGCAGTTCTACGATCCAGAATAGACCCTAAGTTCCAGTGCTCCAGCTGAAGCATTTTTCCCCGTGTAGACATTCAGAGATACGCTTCATCACGTGGCTCTGTTGACAGTTCATGTTAAGAATGGAGtcttggggcctgggtggctcagtcggttaagcagccgacttcagctcaggtcatgatatcacggttcgtgagttcgagccccgtgtcgggctttgtgctgacagctcagagcctggagctacttcggagtctgtgtctccctttctctctgcccctcccctgcttgctctctctctctcaaaactaaacattaaaaaaaaaaaaaaaaaaaaaaaaggatggagtcTAATATTTATTGCACGCCCACCATGTGCTAAACCCTAACTGGTCTCGCTATGGGACCATTACTTTCATACCCAGTTAATATGGCTTTGTAACCAAGGAGTTAAAGAAGTAGTCTCTCAGCTAGTAGGTTTCTGAGACAGAATGCCAGCAGACATCCGCCGGGCTCTAAAGAAGCCCATTTTGGCTCCCCTCTTCAGGCTTTGCCCCAAAGCTGGACGTGCTCATCAGATACCTGGGGTGTCTGTCTGGCTTGGTAAACGGACTCCTCTTCCCGATCCTGATGTGTCTGTGACCTCCAGAGCTAGGATGTCTTCTCCTGGAACCCTACCCAGATATTCTGCCATCCGCTGTCATCGCCACACCCTCCCAGATAGGCCACGGACACTTACGGAGCGTGAAGAAGTGGAGATGATTCGGCCACCTCTGGTGTAGCATGAAATGGTGACTAAGAACATGCCCAAGTCTTGATTCACAGGGGACTCTGGCAGCTCAAGCTCTAAGGTGACGCGGTACGGCTGTCCATACATCAGCACCTGCCCAAGGTAGCCCCCAtctctcttcaaaaaattttgtttttaattgtacgGTCTCTGTTCCACCTCCCCCCATCCCTCCGAATAGGGCCACAATCTCCCTGGTTAGCGGAGCAGGCCTCTCAGGGCTCTCATCCCAGGAGGGTGCTGCCCCCTTGTGGTGGCCAGGTCCCTCCTACTTCGGAGAGCTTCGGCATCCTATGCTTTGGCTAAACCGCTCTCTGCTCTGTTCTGAGAAAGGCTGCGTCacacatttcttttccaaaagtgAACCATCCTGTTGCCAACTGGGCCATCTGTGACTCAGGCCTCTGTCCCCGTGAGGCCATCCCCCTGGGCCCAGCCCGCCTTCACTTATATTATTAATTAACCAAGCACCAACTCCCGAGCCACCTCTCAGGCTCTGTCACTCCAGATCATCTTTGTGGCACTCTGGGTCCTTACCTGGCTTCTTTTGGTAGAACCCTGAGACTCACAGTGGGAAGGCGTCTTCGTTGGGATTAACCTCAGAAAGCTAAAGATTTGCCACCAAACATACCCTAGTTTTTCCTGACCATTCCTGTACTCTTCTAACCCTTTATTCAGCTCTCAGCTGTAGCACGACCTCAGGGTGCATATACAAGAATCACAGGGGCAAGAGTAAAGTTTCTGTATTTAAGggaacggatttttttttttttttttgagagagagagagagagcacgggggaggggcagaaagagagacagaggatctgaagcaggctctgtgctgacagcagacagcctgatgtggggcttgaactcacaaaccgtgagaccatgacctgagccgaagtggcacacttaaccgactgagccatccagggacccccaaggggaatgaattttaaaaaagcaaacccaAAACCCAACCCATAGTGAATCGCCTCCAAAATCCAGATATGATTGAGGGTGTGTTGAGCACTATCACTAAGGTAAAACGTGGAAAACTACTTCTCAAAGTCCTTTTTTATACAGATTCTGCTTTTCAGAATGAAGTACtatctgttggaaaaaaaaaaaaaatggattccatGACATTCCTAGCCCCCAGAAGAGGGCTGATGAAACCAGCTGCTTCACTGAATTCTTTGCAACATTATAGTACGTAGTTCTCAGGGTGGGTTGGAGGGAAATAGAGTGACTCCAAGCTTATGGGtaggagtttctttttggggtgattcAAATGCTCTAAAATTGTGCTGGTTGCTTAAAGTCTGCATACACTAGAAACGACAGAACTATagattttaaatgggtgaattgtatagtatgtgagttatagctcaataaagctgtttcatatatgtttttattttttattatttttttaaagcttatttatttttgagagaaagagacacacagagtgtgagtgggggagggtcagagagagagggagacatagaacccgaagcaggctccaggctctgagctgtcagcacagagcccgacgtggggccggaactcacaaacggtgagatcagacccgagctgaagtcagacgcctaaccgactgagccacccaggagtcccatatAGATGTTTTTAAACTAGTAATTCCGTCTAAATAAACATCATCTCCTCCAATGGGATCGATCCACGGAATTGAATGTCAGAATCTTGAGAATGACTCCACACCTTTGTTCACACCTGTCTGCCTGATGGGCAGATTCCCCTCCTGTTCCTCCTTTCCCACCCAACAATCACCCTTCCTTAAAAGGTCTACTTTGAGCCTCTCCCTCCAATCCTTCACAACTTCTTCTGAAATGCAGAATCTGTATCTTACACTCTGCTACTTTATATAATGAACGAAATGATCAACCCGCTTTAATTACCAGGGACTACCCTGATTGGAGTCCCTGATATTGACATCCCCTCACCCttcatctttcccttccttcctcatccAGCAGCCTCACACACAATTGTTTTAGGCTCTCTGAGCCACCATGCGGATCTCCACAATGGACAGCCGCACGACTGTATGCACCATTTCAGGTGCAGATGTTCTGTGGCTTTGTTTCTAATTCCTTCTCAATGtattccatttattattattttgagccACAAAAGCACACTGAATCAATGCCTTCACAGACGACTCTGTCATGATCTCCAAACTCCTTTCCCGGCAGGATTAAAATGAGAAATCTCTGCCTTGCAACATCCAACATTCTACCTCACTACTTTGAAATCTTCCATTTGGGACCCACTCACCTGGGACCCAAGGTAAGTGTTCTTGATAGCGTATGGCTACCTGGTGGTTGactggaaggagggaaaggataCGCAATCTCCCAGGTTATTGTATTGTCAAACAAGTCCAGGCTAAACACCAATCCCAGGGGACCCCAGATGCTAATGCTTACACTCCTCCCTTCAGAGTGACCATTTATTTCTATCCTGTGTAAGTCAGTGTCCTCTCAAGAACCACTTTTAAAAGACactttccggggtgcctgggtggctcagtcggttaagcggccgacttcggctcaggtcctgatctcgcggtccatgggttcgagccccgcgtcgggctctgtgctgacagctcagagcctggagcctgtttagattctgtgtctccctctctctgaccctcccctgttcatgctctgtctctccctctctcaaaaataaataaaacgttaaaaaaattaaaaaaaaaaaaaagacactttccaggggcacctgggtggctcagtcaattaggcacgcagttgattcttgattttggctcaggtcatgatttcacggttcatgagattgagccctgggttgggctctgtgctgagcgtggagcctgcttgggattcatattcattcattctctctctctctctctctccggattcatattctctcctcctcctccctccctccctccctttctgtccctccctggcttgctctctcaaaataaataaacattaaataaagttcTTAGTAAGTTTGACCACTGATTATTACTAATTATGTTGCTAACGACTCAAAACACTCTGGTCATCAAAAACAATGTTGATGCTCCAAAGGTCCTTTTGAAGTGTTCAGGGAGCCTACCCTTTTCAGAGCCTCCACCAGCTTGCCTAATATAAATAGATGCACCCCAATTCTGCATTTCCCAGGGATTCTGGGTTTGTTGAAGTCATACCGGCACGTGGCCCATCTCCTGGCACAGTACCCTTTGTAACGGCAGGTTACACATATTTGTCAACAGTTTCATAATCTTACATACAGGCTTTCAAAACGCCTGGGTGGTTTCCATCCCAGTCCAGTGACATAGCTGATTGGTTGATTCACATTCACTGAGGTCTAAAACACATCTAATAGCTATAGCTTGTCTGAAATAATCTGAGAGAGCATCGCTAACATCTGCAGCAGGAACATCCACACGCTTcagattttacttttcctttaacCTCCTTTTCCTTGAGAGCCTTCCTCTTAGTCTCCATTGCTCAATCCCTGCTCACCAGGTCTTTTTCAAGCCCTCCGATTTCAAGTCTTCAGAGCTCTAATGAAACCTCTCTTCAGCTCCCATACTCACCCGATCACGTCCACCCTTAGCCAGCGAGACATTGgcaacagggaaggagcagagtaAGGAGGTGGAGGAATCACAGTCAGTCCTAGATGAGAATGGGGATGATACTCTGCTAAGTTAAGAGGGTCTGCCTTACCTGTCTGTACACTTCCTTGGGCCCCTAGGGCTCCCTCTTGTCCCCCATCCCTTCTTCCAGAACAGGCACCCTTCTCTctgtcagagagagatggagaagaaatgCAGCCAGGAGATTCAAGACACCTGaatgattctttctcttcctgccacCTCAGCTCCTCTCCTCTCATTAGAGTGGAAATTCTTAAGCAGGACTCCATGGACACTTCGTTGAACGGTTTCAGACTCAAATGTTTCTAAAGACCCACTTGGAGAGCTTCATAAAAATGCGGATTCCTGGGTCCTAGCCCCAGAGTCTGATTTAGTAGTTCTGGTCTGGGGCCTAGTTTGAGGAAAGTCCTCCCAAGGAATCCACAGATGGTCTTAAAGAGGCTGACACACCCCTCCAACTTGTAAGCAAAATTATACATGGGTGtgcgtatgtatacatatatatacacacatacatatacatatatgtgtatgcatatatatatatatatatgtacagatgTCTGTATAAGCTTTAAGTaagttctacacccaacatgaggcttgaattcatgaccctgagatcaagggtcacatgccctcccgactgagccagacagatACTCCCTTGCATACATGTTTTTATAGCAGAAAGGGCCATAGCTTTCATGAGATCCATGCCTCCTAAAAGTTCAAGCAGCTCTGACTTAGAAATTACAGTTCATGATCAGGGACTCAagacgggggagggggaaaatgaCTTTGGACCATTGATAACAATGTCCTTGTCAGTATCTCTAGATTAGTCCTATGGCCCATGttaagagaaggggagagaatttGGTTAAGGCCCGTAAAATCAGAAGGAACTAGGCAAGTCCCAGGCAAGAAGCAGGACTCTGGGACTTTAGGTACCTAGTCACTTTGTGCTTGCATAATCTCTATTGTGCAGGATTATCAGGAGTGGGAGGAAGGCAACTTGTTGCTTTCCTAATACGTTCTTTACTGAAGGCTAGCTTAGTTCTGAGATGACTCGAGGGATGTGGTTGGCTAAGAGGTCTAGAGCGGCCCTGAGAGAGGTCTGATCCAACCCAAACAGAACAGACCCACACAGTGACAGCCtaaaagagggatttttttttccttatttttaatcaaagattTCAGTAACCAGAGGTAGAGCTAGGACCTCAGAGCACTACCAACCCAGAGCTCCCTCAGCCTTGGGCTGTGGAAGGTAAGAAATCATATAAacacactgggctccatgttcTCCTCTGTAAATGAGGGGGTTGAACTGAATAAGCTCTAAGGGCCCTAACAGCAATTCTCTCAAAGGATGACTCCACTTCAGGAGAAGACCCCTCTCACCTGTAGTAGAAATGCACAGGGCTGAGGTGGCTGACTGTCGGCATGTAGGAATAGTAGAAAGAGCCGTAGAGGAAGACAGACACCCAGAGCAGGAGAAGGACGGTACAGAAGAGCACCCCAAACTGCAGCAGCAGCTTGCGGGCACGACCCGCCAAGACGTGGCCCACCTCCTGGGCCCACAGCAAGGCGGGTACTGGTGGGTCATTGACCATGGCAGGGAGTGCGGAGTGTCTGGCCCCAGGTTCAGGCTTTGAGTTCTTAGCTGCTCGGTCACTTGGACGCCACCCCTGGCCATGGGATGAAGAAGCTGGTGGTTCCTGGAAAAAGacggagaggggggaaaaatggctCTTTCCCCAGGGATGGTGGAGACAACAAGGACAAGTTTACTGGACTGGCTTGGAGGAACCAGAGATAGCTGGACAGACACAGCATAGACTTTGTTTCATATGGCTTTTCTCCAAATGGCTACGCTTCCCAACCAATtatcccttccctttctttcactgTGCTTTCTTCACCCCCAGTGACAGAACAACTTCGCTGAATTTGTCCTCTGGACACCTGATTCTGGGACAGGCTACCTTGACACTCATCCATagcaatatataatatacataaaacgAGCACCTTAAAAGGCTTTTACACACGTGATGACACGGAGTCCACACTGCGAGCTGGCTGCACGGAGGCTGCGCGACTTGCCTAAGGTCGTACAGCCGCACTGAGAGCCAGCTGCCTAAGTGCCGTCAGAACTGTCTCCCGAGTTTCTCCTCTCCCGAGCGCACAACTGCGCTCGCTCCCGGACAGGGCCGCCCTCCACGCCGGGCCGGGAGTCCTGCAGCCAACGGCCGCTCCCCGCCACCACCCCTTCCGGCTGGCGGTGGGCGCGGCGCCCGGAGCCCCCACCGAACCGCGCCCCCAGGGAACCCAGCCCGCCCGCCGCCGCAGCTCTGCAGACTCACCAGCTCGCGGGCTGCCGCGGCAACGGCGACAAGAGACTTCCGCCTCCCGTggaagccccgccccctcccgccggCCGCCTTTGCGGCCCCGGGAGGCGGGACCTCACTCAGGGGAGGAGCCCGGCGCAAGGGGCGGGGTCTGCCGGGCGGCGGGTTTCCCACCTCGCGCTCGGCGCAGAGTCTCTCCCTGCGGTGGGTTACCCAAACCAAAGAGGACAAGCGCCTTCCTTCAGGCCTCAAGATTTGCCCCCACGGCATGCTATGAGTCAGCAGCATCCCCCCTCAGACCGGCCCTCCGCCCACCTTCACCACCGGCCATTTAAATCCCGCAAAGGGGGAAAGAGGCGGTTATCCAGCTGGCGCTGATTTTTGTCGCCCACAGCTCCTTGCACCTGTAGGCGTCCTAGGCGGAGGGCACTGCCGGCCGGCCGGCTGGCCCCTATTCACAGCTGTGATAGTATTTCAGCTCCGTGTTTTGTCTCCAGCATTTGGGATCGACCTCCTCTGACCCTAACTAGACTCCCTCAGAGTCCCCACAGCGCACCAATCTAGACTAGATCTTGGCAGACGGTACCTTCTATTTTGTACATGACTCTTCACCCCGAATAACATCCCTCAGAGGGTAAGGTCAGTGTACGTCTTTGCATTCCACACAGCACCAAGCACAGCTCTGCAGGTCTGGGAAGTATTCTATCAAAccaattccccccaccccaaacccaccCAGGAAGCCCATCTGTTTCAATAAACACCCAATGACTCTCCCCACAATTCCCCCTACCTCTTCTTTGTCCGATTCTTTGATCTGGTATCTGCACACCTCTTTCCCCCCAGCTTCTTGTTCTTTAGGCATCTTCCTGACGTCCCTTGTCGCCCCTGGATCTTCCATTCGAATCACTTGTGGCTAGAATATGAACTGGTTGGTGATCTAGAAGCTGGTTACCTGTAGCTCATCACATTTTCCTGGGTATAGGGAATGGAGGGTCCCTGGGAAAGACAAGAAGATTCAGGTACTACATGCTATGTCAGagcggagggaggagggaggaggggagggcgaCTGCCCAGCTGATGTCAGATTTTCAAATGAGCAGGGTCCCCCGCAGCCAGTACTGACTCCACTGCAGGGGATGTCACAGGTCCAGACCACCCCAtataaagggggaggggggggggaggagagtcGGCCTGGGCCTCAGCTCCTTCCAGCTCCTTCGTAGCCCAGACTCAGAATGCCTgcaatgggggaagggcagctaAGAGAGACCGGTAACAGTGGGGGTGTGCGTAGGGGCTGCAGTCAGCAGCCAGGCTCCCCCATTGGCCGGGCAGTTGGTATGCTCCAGTATCCGAGCAGCTCCTTCTAGCATCCTTCATCCTTCAGGTACCAGCGTCTGGGCAGTGCTGGAGCTTCAGGAACTGGGTCCAGCCCTCGACGGACCTCTGCCCTGACCCTCCCCAGTGGCCTTCTTTGTGTCAGCTGCTTCGGCTGCTGCAGCAGATACTTTCAGCGGCAACTCCCTGCAAGGTGGGGCACCCATCTCAGGCAGGTTTTGTGCACCCCACTGACTACTCCCCAGGGCTGCCACACTGCCTGTGGCTTCAGGTGAGTAGGGAGCATCCTGCTTTTCTCCCGTTGGGGCTcaagggggcaggtgggggttATGTGCCCTCCTCAACAGGGCGGGGCTCTTGCTGGTTGAGGCTTCCAGAGCTGGGAACACATGGCTGGAAGAGCCAAAAAGCCTTAAATCGTTTGTATGTTTAATGATCTGTGGCCCAGGTCGTGtgggaatttgggggggggggggtatctcATCCCACCTTCTCCATTTCCTTAGCCTGGGAAGACAGGGATGGGAAAGGCCCCTGGAGGATGGAGATTCGAGAAACAAAATACTGGGCCACATGACCCCAGCCTTGTAAAGGCAGATGAaaaatgaacatgggaggggggggggggtcttcagAGAAGATTAGGCAgcacccacccacctccattATGCTCCGAGCtatccctctcttttctccaggATGAAAGGGGAGACCCCTGTGAACAGCACTATGAGTATTGGGCAAGCCcgcaagatggtggaacagcttAAGATTGAAGCCAGCTTGTGCCGGATAAAGGTGGGTGGACCCTGGATCCTATTAGTTGGCCCACTTGTGCTGTAGGTCCCCAAACCTCAGGTTAAGAGaggttttctttccttgactCCCTGCCATCAGGGGAGGAGTCTCCGGTTCTGTAAGGGCAGCCGTCCCCTGGCCACTGTCGGGAATGAGGGAAGAGAATACTGTCTTAAGGAGCCCTAGAGATGGCAAAGATAACCCATTTGGGGAGGGAGGCTGCAGCCCCTCTCAGGGGATCTGGCTAACCATCCCCCTCCTGGCTGTGTCCCAGGTGTCCAAGGCAGCAGCAGACTTGATGACTTACTGTGATGCCCACGCCTGCGAGGATCCCCTCATCACCCCTGTGCCCACTTCGGAGAACCCCTTCCGGGAGAAGAAGTTCTTCTGTGCCCTCCTCTGAGTCGCCCCGTCCCTCCCCACAAGCTCTTCACCTTTCCTTCTCCTAGGCCCTTCCTTAGGTCAGTAACTGTCGTGAGCCCCTGAGGGTCCCTGCATCCCATCCCTAGCCCTTGTCCAACCCTGTGAGGTTATCTGAAGCACAAGGCTCTCCGTCACCTATCTGTCGACCCCATTTCCTCGCCCACTTCGGCCGACCCCAAGTACCCCCTGACTAGGGGAGCCCCCTTAGCTCCGTCCCCAGAAGGGCCGTCCGACTGCCAGCGTCCTGCCGGCTTCTCTCTGTGACCCGCTCAGACAATGGAGAGAGGGGTGGGCCGGGTGCTTGCTCTCAGTCTCACCTGGAGCTATCAGAAGGGTAAAGCCATTTGAAGAATAAAGTCATCCAGAGTCTCAGAGGACAGCTCCTGTGTTAGCGTTCTTGGGGAGAGGATCATCAATCTGTAGATCTGGGACTGTGTACGGCAGGTGAAAGGCTTGCCATACCCAAGGAATAGGGCTAGTCAAATCAGTTTAGACACCGTCTAGGATCGGAGACCGCCTGGATTGGGGGGATGCCGGGCGCAAGACAGCGTCTCGCGTGGAAGAATTTAGTTACAACAGACACTCAGGGGGCCACGGAAAGCACTCACACCCCCGCGCGCGCGCGAAAGCACTGAacgcaaatgaaaatgaaaacagaccgAACAGGGCGGCTCTTAGGAAGGGATCTTGAGGGCAGTCGCAGACAGCAGGAACTCAGTAACGGAGGGGAGGAGCTCGGCCCCAGTTCCTGCGAAGGGGCAGGTTTTGCTTCTAAGATGGCCGCGCCCACAGTGGGCCCCTTTCCAAGATGGCCACCGCCATGGGATCCGCGCCAATATGGCGGCCCCACGTCACTGGGTTTCACCGTACAGGGCTTCCGAGCTATCCCCATACTTAAAATGGCGGCCCCAGGCATCTGGAGTTCTCAATATGGTCCCTTCTGTGTTCATCTGGTCTCAAAATGGCTGCCCCTGCCCTCGTCAACTCGATGCCCATTCCTACCCACCCCGGAGTCTCGAAGTCGACGTCCCCCCAATCCAGGTGAAAGCACACGGGTGACTATAAGCAAAGATCGTGGGACAAGGGGACCCCGGCAAGCACAGCGTAGCAGGCGCTGGGAGCGTGGATCTTGCGAGGGAATCTCGTTTCTACTGCCTGCCAAGCAGAGGATGCCTTTGGAGTGTAAACAGAAGTGTGCGGTCAATGCCCGGCGCCGTTCCTCTCAGGCGCCTTTCCTTGGTTGCCTCCTGGTGTCCCTAGGAGCTGGATAAGCCCGAAACTGTTTCAGTTTGGGCTTCCTGGTAGAGCTTACTAtgttcccctttccctctcagACCCATTCGGTCACATCCGCCAGAAACAACGTCCCCGCCCCTCGTGTGCCTACCAGCCTTCGTAGTGGTCCCAGCATGCTGTCTGGCCAGATGCCAAAACTAAGGCTTAAGGTCTCACGAGCGCCTCCCAGATTCAAACTTGGCGGAGGTTTAGAAGCCCAGAATGCTCTTCTAGAAAAAAGCCTTTTCCTTCCAAG from Panthera tigris isolate Pti1 chromosome D1, P.tigris_Pti1_mat1.1, whole genome shotgun sequence includes the following:
- the BSCL2 gene encoding seipin isoform X6 produces the protein MEDPGATRDVRKMPKEQEAGGKEVCRYQIKESDKEEEPPASSSHGQGWRPSDRAAKNSKPEPGARHSALPAMVNDPPVPALLWAQEVGHVLAGRARKLLLQFGVLFCTVLLLLWVSVFLYGSFYYSYMPTVSHLSPVHFYYRTDCDSSTSLLCSFPVANVSLAKGGRDRVLMYGQPYRVTLELELPESPVNQDLGMFLVTISCYTRGGRIISTSSRSVMLHYRSDLLQMLDTLVFSSLLLFGFAEQKQLLEVELYPEYRENSYVPTTGAIIEIHSKRVQMYGAYLRIHAHFTGLRYLLYNFPMTCAFIGIASNFTFLSVIVLFSYMQWVWGGIWPRHRLSLQVNVRKRDSSRKAVRRRISAHPPGTGPQGQEESTQLSDITEDCGESPEDPPGAEGQLSEEEKPDQQPLTGEEELEPEASDGSGSWVDAALLTEANLPAPASASASASASASASAPAPETLGSSEPSVGNLRQRPTCSSS
- the BSCL2 gene encoding seipin isoform X5 codes for the protein MEDPGATRDVRKMPKEQEAGGKEVCRYQIKESDKEEEPPASSSHGQGWRPSDRAAKNSKPEPGARHSALPAMVNDPPVPALLWAQEVGHVLAGRARKLLLQFGVLFCTVLLLLWVSVFLYGSFYYSYMPTVSHLSPVHFYYRTDCDSSTSLLCSFPVANVSLAKGGRDRVLMYGQPYRVTLELELPESPVNQDLGMFLVTISCYTRGGRIISTSSRSVMLHYRSDLLQMLDTLVFSSLLLFGFAEQKQLLEVELYPEYRENSYVPTTGAIIEIHSKRVQMYGAYLRIHAHFTGLRYLLYNFPMTCAFIGIASNFTFLSVIVLFSYMQWVWGGIWPRHRLSLQVNVRKRDSSRKAVRRRISAHPPGGTGPQGQEESTQLSDITEDCGESPEDPPGAEGQLSEEEKPDQQPLTGEEELEPEASDGSGSWVDAALLTEANLPAPASASASASASASASAPAPETLGSSEPSVGNLRQRPTCSSS
- the BSCL2 gene encoding seipin isoform X7, with the translated sequence MEDPGATRDVRKMPKEQEAGGKEVCRYQIKESDKEEEPPASSSHGQGWRPSDRAAKNSKPEPGARHSALPAMVNDPPVPALLWAQEVGHVLAGRARKLLLQFGVLFCTVLLLLWVSVFLYGSFYYSYMPTVSHLSPVHFYYRTDCDSSTSLLCSFPVANVSLAKGGRDRVLMYGQPYRVTLELELPESPVNQDLGMFLVTISCYTRGGRIISTSSRSVMLHYRSDLLQMLDTLVFSSLLLFGFAEQKQLLEVELYPEYRENSYVPTTGAIIEIHSKRVQMYGAYLRIHAHFTGLRYLLYNFPMTCAFIGIASNFTFLSVIVLFSYMQWVWGGIWPRHRLSLQVNVRKRDSSRKAVRRRISAHPPGPQGQEESTQLSDITEDCGESPEDPPGAEGQLSEEEKPDQQPLTGEEELEPEASDGSGSWVDAALLTEANLPAPASASASASASASASAPAPETLGSSEPSVGNLRQRPTCSSS
- the BSCL2 gene encoding seipin isoform X4, which gives rise to MVNDPPVPALLWAQEVGHVLAGRARKLLLQFGVLFCTVLLLLWVSVFLYGSFYYSYMPTVSHLSPVHFYYRTDCDSSTSLLCSFPVANVSLAKGGRDRVLMYGQPYRVTLELELPESPVNQDLGMFLVTISCYTRGGRIISTSSRSVMLHYRSDLLQMLDTLVFSSLLLFGFAEQKQLLEVELYPEYRENSYVPTTGAIIEIHSKRVQMYGAYLRIHAHFTGLRYLLYNFPMTCAFIGIASNFTFLSVIVLFSYMQWVWGGIWPRHRLSLQVNVRKRDSSRKAVRRRISAHPPGVPFSLFQSDLCVPLVAAEGQLSEEEKPDQQPLTGEEELEPEASDGSGSWVDAALLTEANLPAPASASASASASASASAPAPETLGSSEPSVGNLRQRPTCSSS
- the GNG3 gene encoding guanine nucleotide-binding protein G(I)/G(S)/G(O) subunit gamma-3; translated protein: MKGETPVNSTMSIGQARKMVEQLKIEASLCRIKVSKAAADLMTYCDAHACEDPLITPVPTSENPFREKKFFCALL